In the genome of Kwoniella shivajii chromosome 5, complete sequence, one region contains:
- a CDS encoding protein transporter SEC24 — MSQEVMLPQGWEARWDAQSNAYVYVEQSTGRSQWEVPTQPSYGSSHPSTSPAPTPAAAPSQGQSHRPGRRQYPTAQIQQVYGGGGYDTQPQQSLAAPGYPDQNASQQPQYFTPGLGGADAHQPSHGQQPAASPYGGAAPAQSQQPGYGQQQSAYGSQQQQQQPVDQMSNQFQQMNMGYQGGAGAGAGMSGQKQLHQIQTVNLIGMQPDVTGLDTPPPPYLLPPNASVTASPHIQPDPSYQRCTLTSMPTTQSLLNKSKLPLALVMAPYRSFRESDGEDPVPVIEDSVIARCRRCRAYINPFVTFIEGGNRWKCCMCGLSNEVPQLFDWNQVENKPADRWARKELNHSVVEFIAPTEYMVRPPQPPVYAFVIDVSQQAVQSGMVAVAARTILESLDNIPNADSRTKVAIIAVSTSLHFFSLPAGATEASMLVVSDLSDVFLPKPVDLLVNLTESRPALESLLGRLSDMFQDSHVVGNALGSALQAAHQLIGKIGGKIIALTATLPTLGEGALKARDDPKLLGTSKESSLLNAASSFYKTFAIECSKQQVAVDMFLFSTSYTDVATLSCLPRYTAGQTYLYPGFNASRSEDAIKFATEFGKVLAMPIGLEAVIRVRATRGIRMSAFHGNFFIRSTDLLALPVVPTDQNYVIELQLEDDIKGSFVVLQTAILHTTCYGERRIRVITQAMPTTDSIPELYASADQVAIATYLTNKAVERSMSHSLDDARNTVTNKLGEMLGVYKNQVTSSSGASAQLAVPENLKLLPLLCCGLVKHVGLREGSSIPPDLRSYAQALLTTLPCQSLVPFIHPRFYSLHNMSPEAGNIGDAGIVLPQALNLTSERLERHGLFLIEDGQNIFIWVGHEAVPRLIQDVFDLPSYGELQGGKYTLPVLDNPFSQRVNNIVAKTRELRRGVYRPHVYVVKSDAEPALRSWALSLLIEDRMDHMSSYAQYLTTVKNKVNGS, encoded by the exons ATGTCTCAAGAAGTGATGCTCCCTCAAGGGTGGGAAGCTAGgtg GGATGCGCAATCGAACGCTTATGTCTATGTCG AGCAATCTACCGGCCGATCGCAATGGGAAGTGCCAACTCAACCTTCTTACGGTTCGTCTCACCCTTCCACCTCTCCTGCTCCTACTCCTGCCGCTGCACCTTCTCAAGGACAATCTCACCGACCTGGACGTCGACAATACCCTACCGCTCAGATTCAACAGGTATatggaggtggtggatatGATACTCAACCTCAGCAGTCATTAGCTGCTCCAGGATATCCTGATCAAAACGCATCTCAGCAACCTCAATATTTTACTCCCGGGCTTGGAGGAGCAGATGCTCATCAACCATCTCATGGTCAACAACCCGCTGCTTCTCCTTATGGAGGTGCAGCACCTGCTCAGAGTCAACAACCTGGATACGGTCAACAACAATCTGCTTATGGaagtcaacaacaacaacaacaacctgTAGACCAAATGTCAAATCAATTCCAACAGATGAACATGGGCTATCaaggtggtgcaggtgctgGCGCAGGAATGTCAGGACAGAAACAATtacatcaaattcaaaccGTTAATCTAATAGGTATGCAGCCTGATGTAACAGGTCTAGATACGCCTCCACCACCCTATCTCTTACCTCCCAACGCATCAGTCACTGCTTCACCTCACATCCAGCCAGACCCATCGTATCAACGATGTACGCTCACTTCCATGCCCACTACTCAATCATTACTCAATAAATCAAAATTACCATTAGCATTAGTGATGGCTCCTTATCGATCTTTCAGGGAatcagatggagaagatccAGTTCCGGTCATAGAAGATAGTGTAATTGcaagatgtagaagatgtagagCATACATCAATCCCTTTGTCACTTTCATTGAAGGTGGCAACAGATGGAAATGTTGTATGTGTGGATTAAGTAATGAAGTACCACAATTATTCGATTGGAATCAAGTTGAAAACAAACCTGCTGATAGATGGGCAAGGAAAGAATTGAATCATTCAGTAGTAGAGTTTATTGCTCCTACAGAATATATGGTTAGgccacctcaaccacctgTATACGCTTTCGTCATTGACGTATCTCAACAAGCTGTTCAATCCGGCATGGTAGCTGTCGCCGCTAGAACAATCTTAGAAAGTCTCGATAACATTCCAAATGCCGACAGTAGAACCAAAGTCGCAATCATAGCAGTTTCTACATCTCTacatttcttttctttgccCGCAGGCGCCACAGAAGCTTCGATGTTGGTCGTATCAGATCTTTCGGATGTGTTTTTACCGAAACCAGTAGACTTACTTGTCAACCTTACCGAATCCCGTCCGGCCCTCGAATCCCTTCTTGGTAGATTGAGCGATATGTTCCAAGATTCTCACGTTGTTGGCAACGCGCTTGGATCGGCTCTTCAAGCCGCTCATCAACTCATTGGTAAGATAGGGGGAAAGATCATCGCTCTTACTGCTACACTACCAACCCTAGGTGAAGGTGCATTGAAGGCTCGTGACGACCCTAAACTTCTCGGAACAAGCAAAGAATCTTCTCTACTCAACGCCGCTTCAAGCTTTTACAAGACTTTCGCCATCGAATGCTCAAAACAACAAGTGGCGGTCGATATGTTCCTTTTCTCAACTTCTTATACCGATGTAGCGACCTTATCTTGTCTACCAAGATACACAGCTGGACAAACATATCTGTATCCCGGATTCAATGCATCAAGATCCGAAGATGCCATCAAATTCGCCACTGAATTCGGTAAGGTATTAGCTATGCCAATCGGCTTAGAAGCTGTTATTCGAGTTCGAGCCACCAGAGGAATCAGAATGAGTGCTTTCCATGGTAATTTCTTTATCCGATCGACCGATTTACTCGCTCTACCAGTTGTTCCTACGGATCAAAACTATGTCATTGAATTACAACTtgaagatgacatcaaaGGATCATTCGTTGTTCTTCAAACTGCTATTCTACATACGACATGCTATGGTGAAAGGCGAATAAGAGTTATTACTCAAGCTATGCCAACGACCGATTCAATTCCGGAACTATACGCCtcagctgatcaagttgCAATCGCCACTTACCTTACGAATAAAGCGGTTGAACGATCAATGTCTCATTCACTCGATGATGCTAGGAATACAGTGACCAAcaaattaggtgaaatgTTAGGTGTATATAAGAACCAAGTCACATCGTCATCTGGAGCTTCAGCACAACTGGCTGTACCTGAAAACTTGAAATTGTTACCTTTACTGTGTTGTGGGCTAGTCAAACATGTGGGATTAAGAGAAGGATCAAGTATACCTCCTGATTTAAGATCTTACGCTCAAGCGTTATTGACTACTCTACCCTGTCAGTCATTAGTACCATTTATCCACCCAAGATTCTATTCATTACATAACATGTCTCCCGAAGCTGGAAACATAGGAGACGCAGGAATCGTTCTCCCGCAGGCATTAAACCTAACTTCGGAGAGATTAGAAAGACATGGATTGTTCTTAATCGAAGATGGTCAAAATATTTTCATTTGGGTAGGACACGAAGCCGTACCACGACTGATTCAAGATGTCTTTGACCTTCCTTCATATGGTGAATTGCAAGGCGGTAAATATACTTTACCAGTATTGGATAATCCATTCTCTCAAAGAGTGAATAACATAGTTGCTAAAACTAGAGAATTAAGGAGAGGTGTATATAGGCCTCATGTCTATGTTGTTAAATCTGACGCAGAACCAGCTTTAAGATCTTGGGCGTTAAGTCTGTTGATTGAAGATAGAATGGATCATATGAGTAGTTATGCTCAATATTTAACCACGgtcaagaacaag GTAAACGGTAGTTAA
- a CDS encoding tRNA (guanine-N(7)-)-methyltransferase: MSKRTHDQVEQMEAGPSTSGSNAITNGVVTSADVNVGLLQIPQKRFYRQRAHANVFVDHELDYPKSPAEMDWSLHYPQYFALPDTQPEGAQNTKKVEWADVGCGFGGLLMALAPMFPDTLMLGMEIRMSVTKYVTDRIAATRQVQSLLPSESTEKQQGGYQNVSVIRANSMKHMPNFFEKGQLSKIFFLFPDPHFKNRKHKARIITPGLLAEYAYILRPGGILYTVTDVKDLHEWMAYHLNNHPLFIPIPNEELEGDAILEAARTSTEEGKKVERNKGDKWVACFRRADNPE; the protein is encoded by the exons ATGTCAAAGAGGACGCATGACCAAGTGGAACAAAtggaagctggaccttcgacATCCGGTAGCAATGCCATTACCAATGGCGTTGTTACAAGTGCAGACGTAAATGTTGGATTACTTCAGATTCCCCAG AAACGATTTTATCGACAAAGAGCGCATGCGAATGTATTTGTTGACCATGAATTAGATTA CCCTAAATCACCAGCAGAGATGGATTGGTCACTTCACTATCCTCAATATTTCGCATTACCAGATACTCAACCGGAAGGGGctcaaaataccaaaaaAGTAGAATGGGCAGATGTGGGATGTGGTTTTGGTGGATTGTTAATGGCTTTAGCTCCCATGTTTCCTGATACTCTAATGCTGG GTATGGAAATCCGAATGTCAGTCACGAAATACGTTACAGATCGTATAGCAGCAACTCGTCAAGTTCAAAGTCTGCTACCTTCTGAATCAACAGAAAAACAACAAGGAGGATATCAAAACGTTTCTGTGATAAGAGCCAATTCGATGAAACATATGCCTAATTTCTTTGAGAAAggtcaa ctatcaaagatattcttccttttcccagATCCTCATTTCAAGAACCGTAAACACAAAGCCAGGATTATTAC TCCCGGTTTGTTAGCTGAATACGCATATATACTGCGACCAGGTGGAATACTGTACACTGTAACTGATgtgaaag ACTTACACGAATGGATGGCATATCATCTCAACAATCATCCTTTATTCATACCTATACCcaatgaagaattagaaggTGATGCGATATTAGAAGCGGCTAGAACATcaactgaagaaggtaaaaaagtagaaaggaataaaggtgataaatGGGTTGCATGTTTCAGAAGGGCTGATAATCCAGAGTAG
- a CDS encoding fructose-bisphosphate aldolase 1: MSGKGALSVVPAGVLSGDDTRKLFDYARENKNVTSSSTVNATLEAAQAINSPIIIQLSQGGAAFFAGKNLPNGSQEASIAGAVAAAHFVRSIAPSYGIPVVLHTDHCAKKLLPWFDGMLDADEAYFKEHGVPLFSSHMLDLSEESKEDNIADCVKYFTRMAKMNQWLEMEIGITGGEEDGVDNTSVDNNSLYTQPEDIWDVYSALAAISPNFSIAAGFGNVHGVYKPGNVKLRPELLGKHQAYASEQLKGKLGDKPLYLVFHGGSGSTKDEIKTAVTNGVVKMNVDTDIQYAYLSGVRDFVLKKKDFLMSQVGNPDGADKPNKKQYDPRVWVREGEKTMVERVKEACADLGNENRA, translated from the exons ATGTCTGGTAAAGGTGCTCTTTCCGTCGTCCCC GCTGGTGTCCTTTCCGGTGATGACACCCGAAAATTGTTTGACTACGCTCgagagaacaag AACGTaacttcttcctcaacagTAAACGCTACTCTTGAAGCCGCTCAAGCCATCAACTctcctatcatcatccaactCTCCCAAGGTGGTGCCGCTTTCTTTGCCGGTAAAAACCTCCCCAACGGTAGCCAAGAAGCTTCCATCGCTGGTGCCGTTGCTGCCGCCCACTTTGTCAGATCCATCGCCCCATCTTACGGCAT TCCCGTCGTCCTCCACACCGACCATTGCGCCAAGAAACTCCTCCCCTGGTTCGATGGTATGCTCGACGCTGATGAAGCTTATTTCAAGGAGCACGGTGTCCCCCTTTTCTC TTCCCACATGCTTGACTTGTCTGAAGAGTCCAAAGAAGACAACATCGCTGACTGTGTCAAATACTTCACCCGAATGGCCAAGATGAACC AATGGCTCGAAATGGAAATCGGTATCACCGGTGGTGAGGAAGACGGTGTAGACAACACTTCTGTCGACAACAACTCCCTCTACACTCAACCCGAAGACATCTGGGATGTCTACTCAGCTCTCGCTGCCATCTCCCCTAACTTCTCCATTGCCGCCGGTTTCGGTAACGTACACGGTGTATACAAGCCCGGAAACGTCAAGCTTAGACCTGAACTCCTCGGTAAACACCAAGCCTACGCTTCTGAGCAGCTCAAAGGCAAGTTGGGTGACAAACCTTT GTACCTTGTCTTCCACGGTGGATCTGGATCCAccaaagatgagatcaagaCCGCCGTTACCAATGGTgtagtgaagatgaacgtTGATACCGATATCCAATACGCATACTTGTCCGGTGTTAGGGACTTCGTTCTTAAGAAGAAAGACTTCCTCATGAGCCAAGTTGGTAACCCTGACGGAGCCGATAAGCCTAACAAGAAACAATACGACCCCCGAGTTTGGGTCCGAGAGGGCGAAAAGACAATGGTGGAACGAGTCAAGGAAGCTTGTGCTGATCTTGGAAACGAGAACAGGGCTTAA